From a region of the Sorex araneus isolate mSorAra2 chromosome 10, mSorAra2.pri, whole genome shotgun sequence genome:
- the DYRK2 gene encoding dual specificity tyrosine-phosphorylation-regulated kinase 2 isoform X1, with protein sequence MLARKPSAAAPAAYPTGRGGDSAVRQLQASPGLGAGAPRSGVGTGPPSPIALPPLRSSNAAAAAHTIGGSKHTMNDHLHVSSHSHGQIQVQQLFEDNSNKRTVLTTQPNGLASMGKAGLPVVPERQLESIHRRQGSSTSLKSMEGLGKVKAAPMSPEQAMKQYMQKLTTFEHHEIFSYPEIYFLGPNAKKRQGMTGGPNNGGYDDDQGSYVQVPHDHVAYRYEVLKVIGKGSFGQVVKAYDHKVHQHVALKMVRNEKRFHRQAAEEIRILEHLRKQDKDNTMNVIHMLENFTFRNHICMTFELLSMNLYELIKKNKFQGFSLPLVRKFAHSILQCLDALHKNRIIHCDLKPENILLKQQGRSGIKVIDFGSSCYEHQRVYTYIQSRFYRAPEVILGARYGMPIDMWSLGCILAELLTGYPLLPGEDEGDQLACMIELLGMPSQKLLDASKRAKNFVSSKGYPRYCSVTTLSDGSVVLNGGRSRRGKLRGPPESREWGNALKGCDDPLFLDFLKQCLEWDPAVRMTPGQALRHPWLRRRLPKPPTGEKTSVKRLTESTGAITSISKLPPPSSSASKLRTNLAQMTDANGNIQQRTVLPKLVS encoded by the exons ATGTTAGCCAGGAAACCCTCGGCCGCCGCTCCCGCCGCCTACCCGACCG GCCGAGGAGGGGACAGCGCCGTTCGCCAGCTCCAGGCTTCTCCGGGGCTCGGGGCCGGGGCGCCCCGCAGCGGAGTGGGCACCGGCCCGCCCTCGCCCATAGCCCTGCCACCGCTCCGCTCCAGCAACGCTGCTGCCGCAGCGCACACG ATTGGCGGCAGCAAGCACACGATGAATGATCACCTCCACGTCAGCAGCCACAGCCATGGACAGATCCAGGTTCAGCAGCTGTTTGAGGACAACAGTAACAAGAGGACAGTGCTCACCACACAGCCGAACGGGCTGGCCTCCATGGGCAAGGCGGGCTTGCCCGTGGTTCCCGAGCGGCAGCTGGAGAGCATCCATCGCCGGCAGGGCAGCTCCACCTCCCTGAAGTCCATGGAAGGCCTGGGGAAGGTGAAGGCTGCCCCCATGTCCCCTGAACAGGCAATGAAGCAATACATGCAGAAACTCACCACCTTTGAACACCATGAGATTTTCAGCTACCCTGAAATCTATTTCTTGGGTCCAAACGCCAAGAAGCGCCAGGGCATGACTGGCGGGCCCAACAACGGTGGCTACGACGATGACCAGGGTTCGTATGTGCAGGTGCCTCACGATCACGTGGCTTACAGGTACGAGGTCCTCAAGGTCATCGGGAAGGGGAGCTTTGGGCAGGTGGTCAAAGCCTACGACCACAAGGTCCACCAGCACGTGGCCCTGAAGATGGTGCGGAACGAGAAGCGCTTCCACCGGCAGGCAGCTGAGGAGATCCGGATCCTGGAGCACCTGCGGAAGCAGGACAAGGACAACACCATGAATGTCATCCACATGCTGGAGAACTTCACCTTCCGCAACCACATCTGCATGACGTTCGAGCTGCTGAGCATGAACCTCTATGAGCTCATCAAGAAGAATAAGTTCCAGGGCTTCAGCCTGCCTCTGGTTCGCAAGTTTGCCCACTCGATCCTGCAGTGCTTGGATGCTTTGCACAAAAACAGAATCATCCACTGTGACCTTAAGCCTGAGAACATCTTGCTAAAGCAGCAGGGTAGAAGTGGGATCAAAGTGATCGATTTTGGCTCCAGCTGCTACGAGCATCAGCGCGTCTACACATACATCCAGTCCCGTTTTTACCGGGCTCCCGAAGTGATCCTCGGTGCCAGGTACGGCATGCCCATTGACATGTGGAGCCTGGGCTGCATCCTCGCGGAGCTCCTCACGGGGTACCCCCTCTTGCCCGGGGAAGACGAAGGGGACCAGCTCGCCTGTATGATCGAGCTCTTGGGCATGCCCTCCCAGAAACTGCTGGATGCCTCCAAACGAGCCAAAAATTTCGTGAGCTCCAAGGGTTATCCCCGGTACTGCAGTGTCACGACGCTCTCGGACGGTTCTGTGGTCCTCAACGGTGGCCGATCCCGGCGGGGGAAACTGAGGGGCCCGCCTGAGAGCAGAGAGTGGGGGAACGCTCTGAAGGGGTGCGACGACCCCCTTTTCCTTGACTTCTTAAAACAGTGTTTGGAATGGGATCCTGCAGTGCGCATGACCCCTGGCCAGGCTTTACGGCATCCCTGGCTCAGGAGGCGCTTGCCAAAGCCTCCCACCGGAGAAAAGACATCAGTGAAAAGGCTAACAGAGAGCACTGGTGCTATCACCTCGATTTCCAAGTTACCTCCACCTTCCAGCTCAGCTTCCAAACTGAGGACTAATTTGGCACAGATGACAGATGCCAATGGGAATATTCAGCAGAGGACAGTGTTGCCAAAACTTGTTAGCTGA
- the DYRK2 gene encoding dual specificity tyrosine-phosphorylation-regulated kinase 2 isoform X2 gives MFFKRKGFWKREGLANARCSAEGRQKRTAPGGGGDRQTGSLCSVSGDGPVMVTARLEEIGGSKHTMNDHLHVSSHSHGQIQVQQLFEDNSNKRTVLTTQPNGLASMGKAGLPVVPERQLESIHRRQGSSTSLKSMEGLGKVKAAPMSPEQAMKQYMQKLTTFEHHEIFSYPEIYFLGPNAKKRQGMTGGPNNGGYDDDQGSYVQVPHDHVAYRYEVLKVIGKGSFGQVVKAYDHKVHQHVALKMVRNEKRFHRQAAEEIRILEHLRKQDKDNTMNVIHMLENFTFRNHICMTFELLSMNLYELIKKNKFQGFSLPLVRKFAHSILQCLDALHKNRIIHCDLKPENILLKQQGRSGIKVIDFGSSCYEHQRVYTYIQSRFYRAPEVILGARYGMPIDMWSLGCILAELLTGYPLLPGEDEGDQLACMIELLGMPSQKLLDASKRAKNFVSSKGYPRYCSVTTLSDGSVVLNGGRSRRGKLRGPPESREWGNALKGCDDPLFLDFLKQCLEWDPAVRMTPGQALRHPWLRRRLPKPPTGEKTSVKRLTESTGAITSISKLPPPSSSASKLRTNLAQMTDANGNIQQRTVLPKLVS, from the exons ATGTTTTTCAAAAGGAAAGGGTTTTGGAAGCGGGAGGGTTTGGCAAATGCCAGATGCTCCGCGGAGGGCCGGCAGAAACGGACAGCCCCCGGCGGCGGCGGAGATCGGCAGACTGGATCCCTTTGCTCGGTCTCCGGAGATGGCCCTGTGATGGTGACTGCCCGCCTCGAGGAG ATTGGCGGCAGCAAGCACACGATGAATGATCACCTCCACGTCAGCAGCCACAGCCATGGACAGATCCAGGTTCAGCAGCTGTTTGAGGACAACAGTAACAAGAGGACAGTGCTCACCACACAGCCGAACGGGCTGGCCTCCATGGGCAAGGCGGGCTTGCCCGTGGTTCCCGAGCGGCAGCTGGAGAGCATCCATCGCCGGCAGGGCAGCTCCACCTCCCTGAAGTCCATGGAAGGCCTGGGGAAGGTGAAGGCTGCCCCCATGTCCCCTGAACAGGCAATGAAGCAATACATGCAGAAACTCACCACCTTTGAACACCATGAGATTTTCAGCTACCCTGAAATCTATTTCTTGGGTCCAAACGCCAAGAAGCGCCAGGGCATGACTGGCGGGCCCAACAACGGTGGCTACGACGATGACCAGGGTTCGTATGTGCAGGTGCCTCACGATCACGTGGCTTACAGGTACGAGGTCCTCAAGGTCATCGGGAAGGGGAGCTTTGGGCAGGTGGTCAAAGCCTACGACCACAAGGTCCACCAGCACGTGGCCCTGAAGATGGTGCGGAACGAGAAGCGCTTCCACCGGCAGGCAGCTGAGGAGATCCGGATCCTGGAGCACCTGCGGAAGCAGGACAAGGACAACACCATGAATGTCATCCACATGCTGGAGAACTTCACCTTCCGCAACCACATCTGCATGACGTTCGAGCTGCTGAGCATGAACCTCTATGAGCTCATCAAGAAGAATAAGTTCCAGGGCTTCAGCCTGCCTCTGGTTCGCAAGTTTGCCCACTCGATCCTGCAGTGCTTGGATGCTTTGCACAAAAACAGAATCATCCACTGTGACCTTAAGCCTGAGAACATCTTGCTAAAGCAGCAGGGTAGAAGTGGGATCAAAGTGATCGATTTTGGCTCCAGCTGCTACGAGCATCAGCGCGTCTACACATACATCCAGTCCCGTTTTTACCGGGCTCCCGAAGTGATCCTCGGTGCCAGGTACGGCATGCCCATTGACATGTGGAGCCTGGGCTGCATCCTCGCGGAGCTCCTCACGGGGTACCCCCTCTTGCCCGGGGAAGACGAAGGGGACCAGCTCGCCTGTATGATCGAGCTCTTGGGCATGCCCTCCCAGAAACTGCTGGATGCCTCCAAACGAGCCAAAAATTTCGTGAGCTCCAAGGGTTATCCCCGGTACTGCAGTGTCACGACGCTCTCGGACGGTTCTGTGGTCCTCAACGGTGGCCGATCCCGGCGGGGGAAACTGAGGGGCCCGCCTGAGAGCAGAGAGTGGGGGAACGCTCTGAAGGGGTGCGACGACCCCCTTTTCCTTGACTTCTTAAAACAGTGTTTGGAATGGGATCCTGCAGTGCGCATGACCCCTGGCCAGGCTTTACGGCATCCCTGGCTCAGGAGGCGCTTGCCAAAGCCTCCCACCGGAGAAAAGACATCAGTGAAAAGGCTAACAGAGAGCACTGGTGCTATCACCTCGATTTCCAAGTTACCTCCACCTTCCAGCTCAGCTTCCAAACTGAGGACTAATTTGGCACAGATGACAGATGCCAATGGGAATATTCAGCAGAGGACAGTGTTGCCAAAACTTGTTAGCTGA